GCTGCTTTGGCGGAAAGTCACAGTCCGCAGTCCCTTGGCCGAAGTCCACGGTGGTTGGCTCGCCCTGGTTCCCGCCGGATACCAAGAAGCGGCGGATCAGCTCGAAGCGCGGATCCGGGTCCGTCTCGGGAAGTCTTTGGCGGAACTGGGCCTGGGGGCGGGACTCTCCCGCTGGCGCGAGGAACCCGCGGCACTGCCGAATATCGTCCGTGAATCCCGTTTGGCCGCTGAATCCGCTCTCTCGACCGGACCCGGCACGGTGGCAGGCTTTGCCAATCTCGACGTCGCGGCGGCCGCGACCTTCGTCGATGAGGACTCGGTCCTGCTCGTGGCCGAACTGACGCTGCCGCTGCTCATGGCCAGCCCGGACAGGGACCTCGTCATTGCGGCTGCAGGGGCCTTCCTCGACCACCACGGCTCCGTCAGCCTCGCAGCAAGCTCCCTTGACCTGCACCGGAACACCCTGCAGACCAGGCTCAACCGTGCCCGCGAGCTGGGCGTCCCCCTCGACATCCCAGCCAAGCTTTTGTCCGTCCATCTCATTCTCAGCGCACTTCGCCGTTCAATCCACAGTATGACGAGTTCCGCCAATCCCGGCCCAAACCAGAAAGGACTCCCATGAGTTCCCAGTTCGACAACTTTGACGATGTCTATGCCGCCGCGCAGGAAGGGCCCGGCGTCATCCTGTTCACCGCTTCCGTCGTCGCCGACGCAGGCACCAGCATGGCGCGCGTCTATACGAGCCACCCAGGGGTCTACCCCGTCGGCGGAAGGAAGACCCTGGACGGGGACACCAACCCGGTGTGGCTCGAGCAGGTCCTTAAGGGCCAGCAGCCGTTCCTTGGGGCGGACAAGGACGCAGTCCGGTCGTTCTTCTTCGACTCCGCAACCATTGAGTCGCTGGGTTGCGGTGCCATCGTCAACGTTCCAGTGGTAAGCAACGGAGAGACCATCGGATCCATGAACTTCCTTGCCCCTGAGGGTAGCTATGGTCAGTCATCGGTGGATGCGGCCGTGGAGATCGCCCAGCGCTCCGTGCCGCTGTTCGAACAAGCGCTCACCACCACCAACTAATCCTTCGCGGGCGGCCGCCAAGGAGCGGCGCCCGCGAAAACAGCTGAAAAGGGGCTTCCACACGTGACCAACACGACGCCGGGAACACTGACCATCCTTAACGCCCTCATCTTCGATGGCGAGACCCGGAACCTGCTCGAGGGTTCCATCACCGTCCGCGAAGGCCGGATCACGGAAGTGGGGCGAGACGTGGAAGAGGCCGGAACAATCGTTGACGCCGACGGCCGTACCGTGATTCCCGGGCTCATCGATGCGCATTTCCATGCCTATGCGCTCAGCTTGACTGCCGCCAAGAACGAAACAGGGCCATTGAGCTA
This genomic interval from Arthrobacter sp. FW306-2-2C-D06B contains the following:
- a CDS encoding GAF domain-containing protein — protein: MSSQFDNFDDVYAAAQEGPGVILFTASVVADAGTSMARVYTSHPGVYPVGGRKTLDGDTNPVWLEQVLKGQQPFLGADKDAVRSFFFDSATIESLGCGAIVNVPVVSNGETIGSMNFLAPEGSYGQSSVDAAVEIAQRSVPLFEQALTTTN